Proteins encoded in a region of the Streptomyces sp. PCS3-D2 genome:
- a CDS encoding ABC transporter substrate-binding protein — MSRSRAALRAFTPLALLMSLTACAGTPGAGPQAASADAAPGFPYTVTNCGVSSTYQAPPRRAVTMNQHATELLLALGLDDRIAGTAYLDDAVLPAYKPAYDKIKVLAEEYPSKEVLLGADPDFVYGGYASAFDKTQGRDREGLATSGIGSRLNVEYCTEGAVGLDQLKTEITEVARTFGVPDRGARLIEDEQRRIDAVTARVKDRPRPTVFAYDSGEATAATSGGNGVGNEIISLAGGTNVFADLDDTFGDVAWEKVIERKPEVVLIYDYGGTTVEAKKQRLLDDPALAEVPAVKNRRFVVLPLSSAVLGVRVADAVESLGSQLHPNPA; from the coding sequence ATGTCGCGTTCCCGCGCCGCCCTGCGCGCGTTCACCCCCCTCGCACTCCTGATGTCCCTGACCGCCTGCGCCGGTACCCCCGGCGCCGGGCCGCAGGCAGCCTCGGCGGACGCCGCCCCCGGCTTCCCGTACACCGTCACCAACTGCGGTGTGAGCAGCACCTACCAGGCCCCGCCCCGGCGGGCGGTCACCATGAACCAGCACGCCACCGAGCTCTTGCTCGCCCTCGGCCTGGACGACCGCATCGCCGGCACCGCCTACCTCGACGACGCCGTACTGCCCGCCTACAAGCCGGCCTACGACAAGATCAAGGTGCTGGCCGAGGAATACCCCTCCAAGGAGGTCCTGCTCGGCGCCGACCCGGACTTCGTCTACGGCGGCTATGCCAGCGCCTTCGACAAGACACAGGGCCGTGACCGCGAGGGCCTCGCCACGTCCGGCATCGGCTCCCGCCTCAACGTGGAGTACTGCACGGAGGGGGCCGTCGGCCTCGACCAGCTCAAGACCGAGATCACCGAGGTCGCACGGACCTTCGGGGTGCCCGACCGCGGAGCGCGGCTCATCGAGGACGAACAGCGCCGGATCGACGCCGTGACCGCACGCGTCAAGGACCGGCCCCGCCCGACCGTCTTCGCCTACGACTCCGGCGAGGCCACCGCCGCCACCTCCGGAGGCAACGGCGTGGGCAACGAGATCATCTCCCTCGCAGGCGGCACGAACGTCTTCGCCGACCTCGACGACACCTTCGGCGACGTCGCCTGGGAGAAGGTCATCGAGCGCAAGCCCGAGGTCGTCCTCATCTACGACTACGGCGGCACCACCGTCGAGGCCAAGAAACAGCGCCTGCTGGACGACCCTGCGCTCGCCGAGGTGCCCGCCGTCAAGAACCGGAGGTTCGTCGTACTGCCGCTGTCCTCGGCCGTCCTCGGCGTCCGGGTCGCCGACGCCGTGGAATCGCTGGGGAGCCAGCTCCACCCGAATCCCGCGTGA
- a CDS encoding glycoside hydrolase family 18 protein: MRRSMLGRLAVAACSLSLLTAFAPAAVGADADASAAGGSGRSYRKVGYFTQWGVYGRDFQVQDLDANGSAGKLTHINYAFGNVSAEGRCFTGNVPGKADAWADYARPLDAANSVDGVADTWDQPLAGNFNQLRELKAKHPGLKVLISLGGWSWSTHFSDAALTPASRKALVASCIDLYIKGNLPQDGTRGGAGAAADVFDGIDLDWEWPGSAGDTDTKYRPEDKRNFTALVKEFRTQLDAYARSRKKARYELTAFVPTAPAKIDAGFDVRRIMRDLDFVNLQGYDFHVSGEPRTAQQSALYARDDFSVHGTVEAWKRRGAPAHKLVMGMPFYGQGWTGVVGGGDGMGRPATGPAPATWAAGYEDYKALKKLADSGAYQVHRDRRGGHAWLFDGTTLWTYDDPRVLRVKTGYIREMGLGGAMFWSLDADTADGELMTAVDRGLRGR; the protein is encoded by the coding sequence ATGCGCCGCAGCATGCTCGGCAGACTGGCCGTAGCCGCCTGTTCCCTCTCCCTGCTGACCGCCTTCGCCCCCGCTGCCGTGGGCGCGGACGCCGACGCATCCGCCGCAGGCGGGTCGGGCCGCTCGTACAGGAAGGTCGGCTACTTCACGCAATGGGGCGTCTACGGACGGGACTTCCAGGTCCAGGACCTCGACGCGAACGGCTCGGCCGGCAAGCTCACCCACATCAACTACGCCTTCGGCAACGTCAGTGCGGAGGGCAGGTGCTTCACCGGGAACGTCCCCGGAAAGGCCGACGCCTGGGCCGACTACGCCCGTCCGCTCGATGCCGCGAACTCCGTCGACGGGGTCGCCGACACCTGGGACCAGCCGCTCGCCGGCAACTTCAACCAGCTGCGCGAGCTGAAGGCCAAGCACCCCGGCCTGAAGGTGCTGATCTCGCTGGGCGGCTGGAGCTGGTCCACCCACTTCTCCGACGCCGCGCTCACCCCGGCCTCCCGCAAGGCCCTCGTCGCGTCCTGCATCGACCTGTACATCAAGGGCAACCTCCCCCAGGACGGCACGCGCGGTGGTGCCGGAGCCGCCGCCGACGTGTTCGACGGCATCGACCTCGACTGGGAGTGGCCCGGCTCCGCGGGCGACACCGACACGAAGTACCGGCCCGAGGACAAGCGCAACTTCACCGCGCTCGTCAAGGAGTTCCGCACCCAGCTCGACGCGTACGCACGGAGCCGGAAGAAGGCCAGGTACGAGCTGACCGCCTTCGTCCCGACCGCGCCCGCCAAGATCGACGCCGGCTTCGACGTCCGCCGGATCATGCGCGACCTGGATTTCGTCAACCTCCAGGGATACGACTTCCACGTCTCCGGCGAACCGCGGACCGCACAGCAGTCGGCTCTGTACGCCCGTGACGACTTCAGCGTCCACGGCACCGTCGAGGCCTGGAAGCGGCGCGGGGCGCCCGCGCACAAGCTCGTGATGGGCATGCCGTTCTACGGACAGGGCTGGACCGGTGTCGTCGGCGGCGGGGACGGAATGGGCCGGCCCGCCACCGGACCCGCCCCGGCCACCTGGGCCGCCGGATACGAGGACTACAAGGCTCTGAAGAAGCTCGCCGATTCGGGCGCCTACCAGGTCCACCGGGACAGGCGCGGCGGGCACGCCTGGCTGTTCGACGGCACCACCCTGTGGACGTACGACGACCCCCGGGTGCTGCGCGTCAAGACCGGATACATCCGCGAAATGGGCCTGGGCGGGGCGATGTTCTGGTCGCTCGACGCCGACACCGCGGACGGTGAGCTGATGACGGCCGTCGACCGGGGCCTGCGGGGCCGCTGA
- a CDS encoding sigma-70 family RNA polymerase sigma factor, which translates to MTTQHTAALVAAARRGDPRAQDELVGAHLPLVYNIVGRALNGSCDVDDVVQDTMLRALDGLGGLRADESFRSWLVAIAMNRVRAHWQARQSGFGESSLESACAVADPGADFVDLTVVRLNLAGQRRETARATRWLEPDDRALLSLWWLECAGELTRAEVASALELSPQHTAVRVQRMKAQLEAARVVERALDAQPGCGELRTVLAGWDGQPSALWRKRIARHARECVRCSGLWSGLVPAEGLLAGLALVPVSAALLAGVRTAGFAPASFADEAVSANGADGGFGEAATQLTPVAGTGGRGALRKRRRSRRRVVGGAVVAACVAGGGLVYLGGLPGSGSPKDEGGASAAPVAVLSATESAGTPSESASPSPSAPASPSPSPSPTPRRSSPPSPRASSPKPAPAPPGITGQVVALVNTERAAAGCGPLKEDPKLRAAAQEHSDDMAARGFFDHTNPDGEDPGDRTTAAGYRWSTYGENIAKGQQTAKSVMDSWMKSTGHRENILNCSFKDIGVGIHQGAGGPWWTQNFGAR; encoded by the coding sequence ATGACTACTCAGCACACCGCAGCGCTGGTGGCAGCGGCGCGCCGGGGCGATCCCCGCGCGCAGGACGAGCTCGTCGGCGCCCACCTCCCGCTCGTCTACAACATCGTCGGTCGGGCCCTGAACGGCTCCTGCGACGTGGACGACGTGGTGCAGGACACGATGCTGCGGGCCCTGGACGGACTGGGCGGTCTGCGCGCGGACGAGTCCTTCCGGTCCTGGCTGGTGGCCATCGCGATGAACCGGGTGCGGGCGCACTGGCAGGCCCGGCAGAGCGGCTTCGGCGAGAGCTCCCTGGAGTCGGCCTGCGCCGTGGCCGACCCGGGCGCGGACTTCGTCGACCTGACCGTCGTACGCCTCAACCTGGCGGGCCAGCGACGCGAGACGGCCCGGGCGACGCGCTGGCTGGAACCCGACGACCGGGCGCTGCTGTCGCTGTGGTGGCTGGAGTGCGCCGGGGAGCTGACCCGGGCGGAAGTGGCCTCGGCGCTGGAGCTGTCCCCCCAGCACACGGCGGTCCGGGTGCAGCGGATGAAGGCGCAGCTGGAGGCGGCGCGGGTGGTCGAGCGCGCCCTGGACGCCCAACCGGGTTGCGGGGAGCTGCGGACCGTGCTGGCAGGCTGGGACGGGCAGCCGTCGGCGCTGTGGCGCAAGCGAATAGCCCGTCACGCCCGCGAGTGCGTCCGGTGCTCCGGGCTGTGGAGCGGCCTGGTCCCGGCGGAGGGGCTGCTGGCCGGGCTGGCCCTCGTCCCGGTCTCGGCGGCCCTGCTCGCGGGGGTGCGTACGGCAGGCTTCGCCCCGGCTTCCTTCGCGGACGAGGCGGTCTCCGCGAACGGCGCCGACGGCGGATTCGGTGAGGCGGCGACGCAGCTCACTCCGGTGGCCGGTACCGGTGGCCGGGGCGCGCTGCGCAAGCGGCGGCGGAGCCGCCGCCGGGTGGTCGGCGGCGCGGTGGTCGCCGCCTGCGTCGCGGGCGGCGGCCTGGTGTACCTCGGAGGCCTGCCCGGTTCGGGGAGCCCGAAGGACGAAGGCGGGGCGTCCGCGGCGCCGGTGGCCGTCCTCTCGGCGACCGAGTCCGCCGGAACCCCTTCGGAGTCGGCCTCCCCGTCCCCCTCCGCCCCGGCGAGCCCTTCGCCGAGTCCGAGCCCCACACCGCGGCGCAGCAGCCCGCCCAGCCCGCGGGCCTCGTCGCCCAAGCCGGCCCCCGCGCCGCCGGGTATCACCGGCCAGGTGGTGGCCCTGGTCAACACCGAGCGGGCGGCGGCAGGCTGTGGGCCCCTCAAGGAGGACCCGAAGCTGCGGGCTGCGGCGCAGGAACACTCCGACGACATGGCCGCACGGGGCTTCTTCGACCACACCAACCCGGACGGAGAGGACCCCGGGGACCGCACGACGGCGGCCGGCTACCGCTGGTCGACGTACGGCGAGAACATCGCGAAGGGCCAGCAGACGGCGAAGTCGGTGATGGACTCCTGGATGAAGAGCACCGGGCACCGGGAGAACATCCTCAACTGCTCCTTCAAGGACATCGGCGTGGGCATCCACCAGGGGGCGGGCGGCCCCTGGTGGACGCAGAACTTCGGCGCGCGGTAG
- a CDS encoding NAD(P)-dependent oxidoreductase — MTETKNVLLAGASGVLGHHIAAALTRAGHTVTGLGRGAGSDVRADLLDRDGLLGAVAGLRIDTIVHAATALREAPMRHRDMYATDGLRLIGTRHLMEAARELGARRVIAESMVFGYGYRDFGRHVVTEAGDLFGPTGDRAVDRHVEAMRVKEQLVLEADGIEGIALRFGLFYGAGGTEALVDLLRRRKLPAVADQGRVLPWVDLADAGRAVALAVEGGRAGQAYNIADDTPMGFGAHVKAVAEAFATPRPLNAPSWLMRAYPYAHRMVTTNLRVSNARAKAELGWAPSHPDCVAALRALARG; from the coding sequence GTGACTGAAACCAAGAACGTCTTGCTGGCCGGGGCGAGCGGAGTCCTGGGACACCACATCGCCGCGGCGCTCACCCGCGCCGGCCACACCGTGACCGGCCTCGGCCGGGGTGCCGGATCCGACGTACGGGCCGATCTGCTGGACCGTGACGGACTGCTGGGCGCGGTCGCCGGCCTCCGGATCGACACGATCGTGCACGCGGCCACCGCCCTGCGCGAGGCACCGATGAGGCACCGGGACATGTACGCCACCGACGGCCTGCGGCTCATCGGGACCCGGCACCTGATGGAGGCCGCCCGCGAGCTCGGCGCCCGGCGCGTCATCGCCGAGTCGATGGTCTTCGGCTACGGCTACCGGGACTTCGGCCGGCACGTGGTCACCGAGGCGGGGGACCTCTTCGGCCCCACCGGCGACCGCGCGGTGGACCGCCACGTCGAGGCGATGCGGGTCAAGGAGCAGCTCGTACTGGAGGCGGACGGCATCGAGGGGATCGCCCTGCGGTTCGGCCTGTTCTACGGAGCAGGGGGCACGGAGGCCCTCGTGGATCTGCTGCGCCGCCGGAAGCTTCCGGCGGTCGCCGACCAGGGGCGCGTCCTGCCCTGGGTCGACCTGGCGGACGCCGGCCGGGCCGTGGCGCTCGCCGTCGAGGGAGGCCGGGCAGGGCAGGCGTACAACATCGCCGACGACACCCCGATGGGCTTCGGCGCGCACGTCAAGGCGGTCGCGGAAGCCTTCGCCACCCCCAGGCCGCTGAACGCGCCCAGCTGGCTGATGCGTGCCTACCCCTACGCCCACCGGATGGTCACGACGAACCTCCGGGTGTCCAACGCCAGGGCGAAGGCGGAGCTGGGATGGGCCCCGAGCCACCCCGACTGCGTCGCAGCGTTGCGCGCACTCGCCCGTGGCTGA
- a CDS encoding class I SAM-dependent methyltransferase, which yields MDAGGPSDVWARGDAYERYMGRWSRRVAELFLARLGAPAALRWLDVGCGTGALTSQVASRCRPRTVLGLDRSGEFVRAARAAAPVPARFAVADASALPLRDAVFDAVVSGLALNFVEPPEAAVAEAARVVRPGGLVAAYVWDYADGMALLRLFWDAAAAVDPAAAALDEGRRFPLCRPDPLRALWTGAGLTDVTVGSVEVPTVFTGFEDLWEPFLSGQGPAPGYVATLAPGARDRLRTRLAATLPAGPGGSVRLTARAWTVRGRRPPGPPQ from the coding sequence ATGGACGCGGGAGGCCCGTCCGACGTCTGGGCGCGGGGCGACGCCTACGAGCGGTACATGGGCCGGTGGAGCCGCCGGGTCGCCGAGCTGTTCCTGGCGCGGCTGGGCGCCCCGGCCGCCCTGCGATGGCTGGACGTCGGCTGCGGCACCGGGGCGCTGACCTCGCAGGTCGCGTCCCGGTGCCGGCCGCGCACCGTACTGGGACTCGACCGGTCCGGGGAGTTCGTGCGCGCCGCCCGGGCCGCCGCGCCCGTGCCCGCCCGCTTCGCCGTCGCCGACGCTTCGGCGCTGCCCCTACGCGACGCGGTGTTCGACGCCGTCGTCAGCGGACTCGCCCTCAACTTCGTCGAACCGCCCGAGGCGGCGGTCGCCGAGGCCGCCCGGGTGGTCCGGCCCGGCGGGCTGGTCGCGGCGTACGTGTGGGACTACGCCGACGGCATGGCGCTCCTGCGCCTCTTCTGGGACGCCGCGGCCGCCGTCGACCCGGCGGCCGCCGCGCTGGACGAGGGCCGACGCTTCCCCCTGTGCCGCCCCGATCCGCTGCGCGCGCTCTGGACGGGGGCGGGGCTGACCGACGTGACGGTCGGCTCCGTCGAGGTGCCTACCGTCTTCACCGGCTTCGAGGACCTGTGGGAGCCGTTCCTCTCCGGTCAGGGACCTGCTCCCGGCTACGTCGCGACGCTCGCCCCCGGGGCCCGGGACCGGCTGCGCACCCGGCTCGCAGCGACCCTGCCCGCCGGCCCGGGCGGCTCGGTCCGGCTCACCGCACGCGCCTGGACGGTCCGGGGGAGGCGCCCACCCGGCCCGCCGCAGTGA
- a CDS encoding glutamate decarboxylase, whose protein sequence is MALHETKDASRQDADTDVFASTLSGQILPKYRIPEDHSPTEVVYELLRNELLLDGNAAQNLATFCTTWSDEGVHRLMNVCLDKNMIDKDEYPQTAEIESRCVNILADLWNAPAGTTATGCSTTGSSEAAMLGGLALKWRWRERRRAEGLPTDRPNLVCGPVQICWDKFARYFDVELRQVPLEPGATGLRPHQLAEYVDENTIGVVAILGVTYTCDYEPVAELAAELDRIQAEHGWDIPIHVDGASGGFVAPFLHPDVVWDFRLPRVASVNTSGHKYGLAPLGVGWIIWRSADLLPAELVFKVDYLGGDMPTFALNFSRPGGEVIAQYYLFLRLGRGGYARVQQACADTAQYLARQIADMGPFTLLYDGKGALPAVSYTLTDPASAPFTLYDLSDRLRMRGWQVPSYPLPADRDDTVIQRVLVRHGVTRDQIALLVEDLRRAVEHLTASPPPAPATAPRSGFHH, encoded by the coding sequence ATGGCCCTGCATGAGACGAAGGACGCATCCCGCCAGGACGCCGACACGGACGTGTTCGCGTCCACGTTGAGCGGCCAGATCCTCCCCAAGTACCGGATTCCGGAGGACCACTCGCCCACCGAGGTCGTCTACGAGCTGCTCCGCAACGAGCTCCTGCTCGACGGCAACGCCGCCCAGAACCTCGCGACCTTCTGCACCACCTGGTCGGACGAGGGTGTGCACCGCCTGATGAACGTCTGTCTCGACAAGAACATGATCGACAAGGACGAGTACCCGCAGACCGCCGAGATCGAGTCCCGGTGCGTCAACATCCTGGCGGATCTGTGGAACGCCCCGGCCGGCACCACCGCCACCGGATGCTCCACCACCGGCTCCAGCGAGGCTGCCATGCTCGGCGGCCTCGCCCTCAAGTGGCGCTGGCGCGAGCGCCGCCGCGCCGAGGGGCTCCCCACCGACCGCCCGAACCTGGTCTGCGGGCCGGTCCAGATCTGCTGGGACAAGTTCGCCCGGTACTTCGACGTCGAGCTGCGCCAGGTCCCGCTGGAGCCCGGCGCCACCGGCCTGCGGCCCCATCAGCTCGCCGAGTACGTCGACGAGAACACCATCGGCGTCGTCGCCATCCTCGGCGTCACCTACACCTGCGACTACGAGCCCGTCGCCGAACTCGCCGCCGAGCTCGACCGGATCCAGGCCGAGCACGGCTGGGACATCCCCATCCACGTCGACGGCGCGAGCGGCGGCTTCGTCGCCCCCTTCCTCCACCCCGACGTGGTCTGGGACTTCAGACTGCCGCGCGTCGCCTCCGTCAACACCTCCGGCCACAAGTACGGACTCGCGCCCCTCGGAGTCGGCTGGATCATCTGGCGCTCCGCCGACCTGCTCCCCGCGGAGCTCGTCTTCAAGGTGGACTACCTCGGCGGCGACATGCCGACCTTCGCCCTCAACTTCTCCCGCCCCGGCGGTGAGGTCATCGCCCAGTACTACCTCTTCCTGCGCCTCGGCCGCGGCGGCTACGCCAGGGTCCAGCAGGCCTGCGCCGACACCGCCCAGTACCTGGCCCGCCAGATCGCCGACATGGGCCCCTTCACCCTCCTCTACGACGGCAAGGGGGCCCTGCCCGCCGTCTCCTACACGCTCACCGACCCGGCCTCGGCCCCCTTCACCCTCTACGACCTCTCCGACCGGCTGCGCATGCGCGGCTGGCAGGTGCCCTCCTACCCGCTGCCCGCAGACCGCGACGACACCGTCATCCAGCGCGTCCTGGTCCGGCACGGCGTGACCCGCGACCAGATCGCCCTGCTCGTCGAGGACCTGCGCCGGGCCGTGGAGCACCTGACGGCCTCGCCCCCGCCCGCACCGGCCACCGCACCCCGCTCCGGCTTCCACCACTAG
- a CDS encoding TioE family transcriptional regulator — protein MRKNLKSGVRLRPVDLARGHGLSTQAIRNYEEAGILPAADRTSHGYRTYTPLHARALDAFLALVPGHGHRTAASIMKAVNEGVLDDAFRLVDESHAQLLDDRRTLWAVERALRDLAPLTEVPASGDTFIGPLAKRLGVRPATLRAWERAGLVQPRRDRQTGYRVYDAAAVRDARLAHQLRRGGYRLEQIAPLLTEVRSAGGLEPLDAALGTWRERLSARGRALLAGAAELDGYLRAADRRTGG, from the coding sequence ATGCGGAAGAACCTTAAAAGCGGTGTGCGGCTGAGGCCGGTCGATCTGGCGCGCGGCCACGGCCTGTCCACGCAGGCGATCAGGAACTACGAAGAGGCCGGCATCCTCCCGGCCGCCGACCGCACGTCCCACGGCTACCGCACCTACACCCCGCTGCACGCCCGCGCCCTGGACGCCTTCCTCGCCCTGGTGCCCGGCCACGGCCACCGGACGGCGGCGTCGATCATGAAGGCGGTCAACGAGGGCGTGCTCGACGACGCGTTCCGCCTCGTCGACGAGAGCCACGCTCAGCTGCTCGACGACCGGCGGACCCTGTGGGCTGTGGAGCGCGCCCTGCGCGACCTGGCGCCCCTCACGGAGGTTCCCGCATCCGGTGACACGTTCATCGGGCCGCTCGCGAAGCGGCTCGGGGTCCGCCCCGCGACCCTGCGCGCATGGGAGCGTGCCGGGCTCGTCCAGCCGCGGCGCGACCGGCAGACCGGCTACCGCGTCTACGACGCGGCCGCCGTACGGGACGCCCGCCTCGCCCACCAGCTCAGGCGCGGCGGCTACCGGCTGGAGCAGATCGCCCCGCTGCTCACCGAGGTCCGCTCGGCCGGCGGCCTGGAGCCCCTGGACGCGGCCCTGGGCACCTGGCGCGAACGTCTGTCGGCCCGCGGCCGGGCCCTGCTGGCCGGCGCCGCCGAGCTGGACGGCTACCTCCGCGCCGCCGACCGACGGACCGGCGGGTGA